One stretch of Pirellulales bacterium DNA includes these proteins:
- a CDS encoding DUF4974 domain-containing protein, translating to MSRPGIDRTIRVFAFALAAASLMLAAATCRAQAEIQTTQTVEHERSIRAALERTMSFDFRETPLKDVAAALERALGVPIVLDSKALNDAGVTDDTTFTFSKSGISARAALDSMLASKDLSWIMQRDLLVITTADVAKAYVVVRVYPVADLVFIEHADAYDADFDSLIEVLTSTIVPQSWDSNGGAGSIAPFVEAGALVVSQTREVHERIEALLARLRAVRDQQGLPTALKIVGSSADTASGGVVSVEETPANVAAQPTQSATPRARWQLPRVYR from the coding sequence TTGCACTTGCCGCGGCATCGCTGATGCTCGCCGCGGCGACGTGCCGGGCACAAGCGGAAATCCAAACTACGCAAACCGTCGAACACGAACGATCGATTCGCGCGGCACTCGAACGCACCATGTCGTTCGATTTCAGGGAAACGCCTCTCAAGGACGTGGCGGCGGCACTCGAGCGCGCCCTAGGCGTGCCGATCGTGCTCGACTCGAAGGCTTTGAACGACGCCGGCGTCACCGACGACACAACGTTTACCTTCAGCAAGTCGGGCATTTCCGCGCGGGCCGCCTTGGACAGCATGCTGGCGTCGAAGGACTTGAGCTGGATCATGCAACGCGATCTGCTGGTCATCACCACCGCCGATGTGGCAAAAGCCTATGTCGTGGTCCGTGTTTATCCGGTTGCGGATTTGGTGTTCATCGAACACGCCGACGCCTACGACGCCGATTTCGATTCCCTGATCGAGGTGCTTACGAGCACGATCGTGCCGCAAAGCTGGGACAGCAACGGGGGCGCCGGATCGATCGCGCCGTTCGTCGAGGCAGGCGCGCTGGTCGTCAGCCAAACGCGGGAAGTTCACGAACGCATCGAGGCATTGCTGGCGCGGCTGCGCGCGGTGCGAGATCAGCAAGGATTACCGACCGCGCTGAAAATCGTCGGCTCGAGCGCCGATACGGCGTCTGGAGGGGTCGTTTCGGTCGAGGAAACACCCGCCAACGTGGCTGCGCAACCCACGCAATCGGCGACGCCGCGAGCCCGTTGGCAATTGCCGCGAGTTTATCGGTAG
- a CDS encoding RNA polymerase sigma factor RpoD/SigA has translation MAAPRRKSSAAVQTPLETYLREINETALLSANDEQELAMAIGLGDTRARDRMVRANLRLVVNIARGYTGKGLSLQDLIEEGNLGLLRAVEGFDPAMGTRFSTYASYWIKQSIKRALINSAKTIRIPAYMVELLSKWRRASARLTEELGRTPTPEEIARVLGLARKKLPIIKKAIRIYNSTPQTDQTEAGWSLGEMIMDENLKSPEDTMLAHDNLTHVMAMLKTMDSREATVLRMRFGLEDQEPRTLKEIGQSLGLTRERVRQIETEALGKLADGLDATK, from the coding sequence ATGGCCGCACCGCGACGCAAATCCTCCGCCGCCGTTCAGACTCCGCTGGAAACCTATCTCCGCGAAATCAACGAAACGGCCCTCCTCTCGGCCAACGACGAACAAGAACTCGCCATGGCCATCGGCCTGGGCGACACCCGGGCCCGCGACCGCATGGTGCGGGCCAATCTGCGGCTGGTGGTGAATATCGCCCGCGGCTACACCGGCAAAGGCCTCAGCCTTCAAGATCTGATCGAAGAAGGCAATCTCGGCCTGCTTCGGGCCGTCGAAGGGTTCGATCCCGCGATGGGCACCCGCTTCAGCACCTATGCCAGCTACTGGATCAAGCAGTCGATCAAGCGGGCACTGATCAACTCGGCCAAGACGATCCGCATCCCGGCCTACATGGTCGAACTGCTCTCGAAATGGCGGCGGGCCAGCGCACGGCTGACCGAAGAACTCGGCCGCACGCCGACGCCCGAAGAAATCGCCCGCGTGCTTGGCCTCGCGCGCAAAAAGCTGCCGATCATCAAGAAAGCAATCCGCATCTACAATTCCACGCCGCAAACCGATCAGACCGAGGCGGGCTGGTCGCTCGGCGAGATGATCATGGACGAAAATCTCAAAAGCCCGGAAGACACGATGCTCGCCCACGACAATCTCACGCACGTCATGGCGATGCTCAAAACGATGGATAGCCGCGAAGCGACGGTTCTGCGAATGCGCTTCGGCCTCGAAGATCAAGAACCGCGCACGCTCAAGGAAATCGGCCAATCGCTCGGGCTGACGCGCGAGCGCGTCCGTCAGATCGAAACCGAAGCCCTCGGCAAATTGGCCGACGGCCTCGATGCGACGAAGTAG
- a CDS encoding PAS domain S-box protein, producing the protein MSRFMIPGMVSPHEAQAMLAAIVSSSDDAIISKDMNGVVRSWNQSAERIFGYTAEEMVGKPITVLFPPERLDEENEILARLRRGEQIDHFETVRLRKDGTPVIISATISPILDPQGKLIGASKVARDISRNVELEGRFEAIIASSDDAIISKDLNGVVHSWNRSAERMFGYRAEEIIGKSITILFPPDRLDEEPKILEQLRRGQRVDHFETVRVCKDGRKLDISVTISPIKGPAGQIIGVSKVARDITSIKRALREREELLKRETAARSEAERVSHMKDEFLATLSHELRTPLNAILGWATILRAEHTPTPDVLEQGLETIERNARAQAQLIEELLDMSRIINGKLRLDVQSVDLEVVISEAVESLRPAAEGKGIRLTKVLDHKGAPITGDPNRLQQVLWNLLSNAIKFTPRDGRVQVFLRRIDSHVEIHVVDSGQGISADFLPHLFTRFSQADTSISRQYGGLGLGLALVKSLVELHGGSVKASSEGLDQGATFIVSLPLTAVCHEDREPILPPDPSTAATGAIPDLRGFHVLVIDDEPDARSLIQHILAKCNATIRTAASAAEGLEAVKQYQPDMILSDIGLPSEDGYEFLAKLRKLSDAEGGDTPAVALTAFARAEDRRRALMAGFQMHLSKPVDSAELVAVALNLYTASRRAKART; encoded by the coding sequence ATGAGTCGTTTCATGATCCCAGGTATGGTTTCCCCCCACGAAGCCCAGGCGATGCTTGCCGCGATCGTCAGCTCGTCTGACGATGCGATCATCAGCAAAGACATGAACGGCGTCGTCCGCAGCTGGAATCAATCCGCCGAACGTATCTTCGGCTACACGGCGGAAGAGATGGTCGGAAAGCCGATTACCGTGCTGTTCCCACCCGAGCGGCTCGACGAAGAAAACGAAATCCTGGCACGGCTCCGACGCGGCGAACAAATTGATCATTTCGAGACTGTCCGCCTACGTAAAGACGGCACGCCCGTCATCATTTCCGCCACCATATCACCCATTCTTGATCCGCAGGGAAAGTTGATTGGAGCGTCCAAGGTCGCCCGAGATATCAGCCGAAATGTCGAACTAGAAGGCCGATTTGAGGCGATCATCGCCTCTTCCGACGACGCCATCATCAGTAAAGACCTCAACGGTGTCGTGCATAGTTGGAATCGATCTGCCGAGCGGATGTTCGGATACAGGGCGGAGGAAATTATTGGCAAATCCATTACCATTCTATTTCCACCCGATCGGCTTGACGAGGAGCCGAAGATTCTAGAACAGCTACGCCGGGGACAGCGTGTGGACCACTTCGAAACGGTCCGCGTCTGCAAGGATGGACGCAAACTGGATATTTCGGTCACCATATCTCCCATCAAAGGGCCAGCCGGGCAAATCATCGGGGTTTCCAAGGTCGCCCGCGACATTACCAGCATCAAACGTGCTCTGCGTGAACGGGAAGAACTGCTCAAACGTGAGACGGCGGCCCGCTCCGAAGCCGAACGCGTCAGCCACATGAAGGACGAGTTTCTTGCGACTCTCTCGCACGAGCTGCGCACGCCGCTGAATGCCATTCTTGGTTGGGCAACAATTCTCCGCGCTGAGCACACCCCCACTCCTGATGTGTTGGAACAGGGCCTCGAAACGATCGAACGCAATGCGCGCGCTCAAGCCCAGCTGATTGAAGAACTGCTCGACATGTCGCGCATCATCAATGGCAAATTGAGGCTCGACGTGCAATCCGTCGATTTGGAAGTCGTCATCAGCGAGGCCGTCGAGTCCCTTCGTCCAGCGGCAGAAGGCAAAGGCATTCGCCTCACCAAAGTTCTCGATCACAAGGGCGCGCCGATCACCGGCGATCCGAATCGACTTCAACAGGTTCTCTGGAATCTCCTCTCCAATGCCATCAAATTCACACCGAGAGATGGGCGCGTCCAGGTATTTCTACGCCGCATCGACTCCCACGTGGAAATCCATGTTGTGGATTCCGGTCAGGGAATTTCAGCGGATTTCTTGCCGCATTTGTTTACGCGCTTCTCGCAAGCCGATACTTCGATCTCTCGTCAATACGGCGGTTTGGGACTCGGATTGGCGCTGGTCAAATCGCTCGTCGAATTGCACGGCGGCAGTGTCAAAGCTTCCAGCGAAGGTCTCGACCAGGGCGCAACGTTCATCGTGTCGCTGCCGCTGACAGCGGTCTGCCATGAGGATCGAGAGCCGATCCTGCCGCCTGACCCCTCGACCGCTGCAACGGGTGCAATCCCCGACCTGCGCGGATTTCATGTATTAGTGATCGACGACGAGCCCGACGCGCGTAGCTTAATCCAGCATATCCTCGCAAAATGCAATGCGACCATCAGGACCGCCGCCAGCGCAGCCGAGGGCCTCGAAGCGGTCAAACAGTATCAACCGGATATGATTTTAAGCGATATTGGACTCCCCTCCGAAGACGGTTATGAATTTCTGGCGAAACTGCGTAAGCTTTCCGATGCTGAAGGCGGCGATACGCCTGCCGTCGCGCTGACCGCATTCGCTCGTGCGGAGGACCGCCGTCGTGCCCTAATGGCCGGCTTTCAGATGCACCTCTCCAAGCCCGTCGATTCTGCCGAACT